The DNA window ATACCTCCTGTTTGATATATGATTTTAAAAGTTTCACTACTCACAGGAACCAGATTATGTAAATCTTAAACAAAAATCCCTCACGATTCCTTTTGTTTTTGTGAAATTTTCTGTTCTGTTTTTATTATAACGCATTTCCCATTTATAAGCAAATTGAATTAGCATTATAATTGTTATTATTTTTTGTTTATATTCTCCAAAAACGGTGTTTTCTGCCACCTCGTGCAGGGCTGTTTCTCCCCGCAGGAAGAGGTGAAAAGCCTGCCCCGCAGACCCTTCACCGTCCTGTAAAAGTCAACTCTTATAAAAGAATCTTTCTATCAAAAAGTTATTAATTCTTATTCCTGATTAGTGGAAGAAGTTAATAAATGCCGTCAGGATAGAAGCGTTAAGGAAGTCGATAAATAAACTTCCTACCAGCGGCACTACCATGAATGCGGTAGGAGCCGGGCCGTACTGTCCTGTAACTGCCTGCATGTTAGCCATGGCATTCGGGGTTGCACCCATACCGAAGCCACAGAAACCTGTAGTCATAACGGCTGCGTCGTATGTTCTTCCGAGTACGTTGAATACTACGAAATAAGCGTAAAGGAACATAAGGATTGTCTGTGCCGCAAGCATTACCACTAACGGAAGAGCCAGCTCTGCCAGCTGCCACAGTTTCATATCGATCATGGCAAGGCCAAGGAAAATGGACAGACATGAACCGCCGAGCGTTCCGATTTCTTCCATTGGAATTTCTTTCTGCTGTACATCCATAATATTACGGATTACAGCGCCGACCAGCATGGCGCCTATGTAGAATGGGAACGTCATCAGCTTGCCAAGGAACATGGAAACAACCGTACCTACACCGATTGCAATAATCAGATAAAGGAATGCATCCAGGAAACGTTTGGAATCAATTGCGCCTGTTTCGTCTTTTTCAACGATTTCTTCAACCGTTGTATCAGAAGCTGCGGAACTTAATTTAAATTTATGAATTTTGTTGTATGCAATAGGTCCGCCGATTGCACAGCCTGCAACAAGGCCAAATGTTGCGGAAGCGATAGCCACTACGTTGGCATTGGCAACGCCCAGCTCTTCCAGCATCGGTCCGAAGGAACCTGCTGTTCCGTGTCCGCCTACCATCGGAATGGAACCTGTGGCAAGACCAAGTCTTGGGTCAAGACCGAATGCAGATGCGAGGCCTGCACCCAGACAGTTCTGTAATACTACCATTACTACTGCGAGCAGAAGGAATACGATTGTCTGGATTCCTCCCTTTTTCAGCATTCTGAAAGATGCCGTATAACCTACGCTACAGAAGAACGCCACCATAAATACATTCTTCAACGTCATATCTGCGGAAATTTCAACGATCCCCGCGCTTCTAACTGCAAGATGCAGAATCGCATAGATGAAACCACCAACTACAGGTGCCGGAATACAGTATCTACGGAGAACCGCAATTTTGTCGACAAGAACGCGTCCCAGAAGAAGAACGATTGCCGCAACCGCGGTTGCCTGATACATATCAAGCTCAATAACTTTCATACAACTACCTCCAATATATTATTTGTTTACGTTGAAGGCAGTATAAATCACATCTCTCAAAAAACTACAAAATAATTCAAGAATATATTCAAAAAGTTATAACACTTTTTTAACTTTGTTTATAACGTGTTTAGAAACGGTATAAATACGTTAGATTTCCCGGTCTGCCGCCAGCATCAGGCTGTCTATAAACTTCTTGATGCTCACCTTGCCGCCGTACTTTCTCTTTCCACGGATATAATCCATCTCCGCCCGGATCTCCTCAAATGGGAAAAGCGTGCTTGAATAGGCCGTAAACGTGTCGTTCATAAAGTCCTCAATCCCCAGATGCGCAAGATTGGACATGCCCACCGCTATGGCTCTTCTGATTCTCTGCTCCATATTCTTCGGGGCGTCGCTGAGTATCTCGCAGAGCTGTCCGATGCTCACCTGGGAAATCGGCCTCTTATTGCTGTGCAGATACTGGCAGATTCTCATAATGTCGTCTCCGCCCTTTTCTCCCGACATTCCAAGTCTGTTGAGAATGTACTGGACCTTTCTGCCATAACCGTCGTCCGGCTTCTTCTCCTTCGGCATGTCGGCAATCTCAGCCATGAACATCTTTTTGATATTGGACAGGGTCTTCTCGTTCTCAATCTGCTTCTCCACTTTCTGGATGACAGACTTCACTTCAATGATATTGATTGGCTTGCTGATAAAAAATTCCATTCCTGCATCATAGGCCTTACCTACAAGCTCTTTGGCGGATACCTGGGATATCATGATGCATCTAGCATTACATCCCTTTTCCTTCAGTTCTCTCACAAGCTCGACGCCGTCCTTGCCCGGCATCAGGAAATCCACAAGAATTACATCGGGCTCAAGAGCCAGGATCTCATCCACGTTGGCAGGCTCTCCCTCCGTCGTTCCACAGATTGTTCCCAGTTCATTGTCTTCAATAATATCTTCCAGAATGCTGATTACGGTTACGTCATCTTCTACAATATAAATTTCCATTTTCTACGGCTCCTCTAACATTTCAGCGGGTATCACAATACGGAATTTCGTCCCCTTGCCCGGGTTCGACTCCACATCGATACTACCTTTAAACTGCTCTTCTACTGCGTTTTTCACACCAACAAGTCCCACCCCACGGTAAATGTTACCCGTTTTTTCATCAAACTTCGTTGAATACCCCATTTTAAAAATATTCGGAAGCTGTCTTTCTGAAATACCCGGACCGTCGTCCGTCACTTCAAACAGATAGCTGTCACCTTCTTTTTTCTCCGCGATGCGGACTGTGCCGCTCCGTCCCTTTGTCTCAATGGCCTCTATGGCATTATTGACAAGATTTTTAAGCACCGCCATCAGGATATAATGCTCTTTCGTCACAAAATTCTCCTGACAGTCATATAATAGGCGCACGTCCAGCCGCTTCTCCGCCAGCATATGATATGTGGATGCCTCCAGAATCTGCAGAAGATCCTGAAAATTCATCTTCTCCTCATCGTAATCCTCATCTATTTCCTGTTCAATCCCCTGAATGATTCTGATATAATCCTTCTTAATCTCATGGACATCCCTGGCAATCTCCAAAGCCATCTGCTGCATCTCTTTCGGAAGTTCTTCCATGGTCAGGGTCTTCTCATAGAGGCGGTAAGCATTGCTCATAACCCTCTCGATTTCCTCGGTATTCTTATGCATCAGGTAGATCTCATTCTTAAGGCCCGTTGTCATAAGAAACAGCCTCTGATAACGGTTCTCATGCTCCGCTTTCTTAAGCAGGGCACGGTATTGCCGCTCCCCAATCAGCGCAACCGCGGCAAACAGGGTGCGGATAACGGCTATCATCATCAGATATTTGATGACGGACAAGGCCGGCAGCACTCCCTTCTGAAGAAGCTCCTGCAGGGAAACCTCAAAGACATTGGAACCGAAATCACAGAAAAAGATCGCAACGATCAGACGTTCCATCTGAACGATATGCTTATTCTTAATCTGGAGTTTAAAAATGAGTCCATAACAGATATAGAACAGAGCTCCGGGGAGCACCTGTATCAGGCTGGGTTCCAGCGGCATTCCCTGGAACAGCAGTATGACAAGCCGGAAAACATAGATAATACAGGCCGTCACAAAACAGATCGTCCTTGTATGAATCTGAATTCCCACCGTCATGATCAGGACGGGTAACAGAATTACCGATGTAGAAATACGAAAATTATTTACAAATACGTTCCAGTAAAGCTGAGAGGTCAGAGCTATGAGCACTCCTATCGCGAGTGTCCGCTTCCACGGTTTCATATTCATCTCCACTGTGTTCATTTGTAATGTCCTCCTAACGGCTTAAAATGATGTAAAAGCTCGGAAACTTCTCACCGTTATCAAGCAGGATGCCCGGTTCATTTGCAGTATTTACGGCTGTAATTGGACAAACCCCTGTTTTTTAGTATACTTCTTTTCAAACTGTCTGTAAAGTGATTTAGTTGGGGCGGGGACGCCTCTGTAAGATGGCGGACGGGGGAAGCGGATTGTTGGCGAGTCTTCAGTCCCGTATTTTAGGGGACCGTAAAGGGAATCCGGGAGAAAACATTCCTACGGGGACTCGCTCCCGCTTGTGGAATGCGCAGCGGATGCTAGCTTCGTGTAAGACCTCAGCAAGCACCGGCGGATTCCAATGTCCCCTTCGGAATGTTTTCTCCCTCCTTCCCAGGGCAGGTTATCGACCGGGACTGAAGACCAGCGAAGGGGGTCGGCCCCGTTCGTCATCTTCAGAAGCTGATTGTCTCTTTCCTCAAGTGTGTGGGGGGGGTATTGTCGCAGCCACTACATGGTTGAGATACTTTTAAATAGAACAATTCAGCGGCCGCAGGCCAAGGATCGGGATGGCAAAAACCTTCGCGTCTTCAGTCCCGGTCCATAACCTGCCCATGGGGGAGGAGGGAGAAAAAGATTCCGAAGGGAACCTGGGAGTTCATTGGTACTTACCGAGGTCTTTTCGAGGTTAGTACCATTATGTACTCCGAAGAGCGCAAGCGTTTCCCGCAGGAACTTTTTCTGCCCGGATTCCCCACCCGCGACAACCTACAAACCGGGACTGAAGACTCACCCCCTCCCT is part of the [Clostridium] symbiosum genome and encodes:
- the gltS gene encoding sodium/glutamate symporter; the protein is MKVIELDMYQATAVAAIVLLLGRVLVDKIAVLRRYCIPAPVVGGFIYAILHLAVRSAGIVEISADMTLKNVFMVAFFCSVGYTASFRMLKKGGIQTIVFLLLAVVMVVLQNCLGAGLASAFGLDPRLGLATGSIPMVGGHGTAGSFGPMLEELGVANANVVAIASATFGLVAGCAIGGPIAYNKIHKFKLSSAASDTTVEEIVEKDETGAIDSKRFLDAFLYLIIAIGVGTVVSMFLGKLMTFPFYIGAMLVGAVIRNIMDVQQKEIPMEEIGTLGGSCLSIFLGLAMIDMKLWQLAELALPLVVMLAAQTILMFLYAYFVVFNVLGRTYDAAVMTTGFCGFGMGATPNAMANMQAVTGQYGPAPTAFMVVPLVGSLFIDFLNASILTAFINFFH
- a CDS encoding DNA-binding domain-containing protein; protein product: MEIYIVEDDVTVISILEDIIEDNELGTICGTTEGEPANVDEILALEPDVILVDFLMPGKDGVELVRELKEKGCNARCIMISQVSAKELVGKAYDAGMEFFISKPINIIEVKSVIQKVEKQIENEKTLSNIKKMFMAEIADMPKEKKPDDGYGRKVQYILNRLGMSGEKGGDDIMRICQYLHSNKRPISQVSIGQLCEILSDAPKNMEQRIRRAIAVGMSNLAHLGIEDFMNDTFTAYSSTLFPFEEIRAEMDYIRGKRKYGGKVSIKKFIDSLMLAADREI
- a CDS encoding sensor histidine kinase codes for the protein MNTVEMNMKPWKRTLAIGVLIALTSQLYWNVFVNNFRISTSVILLPVLIMTVGIQIHTRTICFVTACIIYVFRLVILLFQGMPLEPSLIQVLPGALFYICYGLIFKLQIKNKHIVQMERLIVAIFFCDFGSNVFEVSLQELLQKGVLPALSVIKYLMMIAVIRTLFAAVALIGERQYRALLKKAEHENRYQRLFLMTTGLKNEIYLMHKNTEEIERVMSNAYRLYEKTLTMEELPKEMQQMALEIARDVHEIKKDYIRIIQGIEQEIDEDYDEEKMNFQDLLQILEASTYHMLAEKRLDVRLLYDCQENFVTKEHYILMAVLKNLVNNAIEAIETKGRSGTVRIAEKKEGDSYLFEVTDDGPGISERQLPNIFKMGYSTKFDEKTGNIYRGVGLVGVKNAVEEQFKGSIDVESNPGKGTKFRIVIPAEMLEEP